The genomic stretch CAGATCCAAGCGATGGGGTTGTCGTCTGTTTCGACGGGTTACAGTTTTCTTATTATTGCTTTCCACAGATCCCATCAAGCGTTTGAGATAGAGGTTCCAAGGCAATTCCCCCTTGTTACTTTGAAAGGAGGAGATGAGACTTTCTAAATAATGGGGAACGCTCCCTTTTTGGGCCTGAGCAATATAGTGCTCAGTAAATTCTTGGAGGGTTTTAGGGTCGAGCTCATTGGAATCTTCCCAAAGGTCATGGGCTTTTGCGGGATCATAGACGGTAGCTAGAGTTCCGTCCTGTTGGGGATCCGAGGCTTCAGGGTTATGACGATCATCGTCTTCATCCCTATCACTTTCGTCGCTCGCCTCCTCATCCGCTTCCCATAAGTCCAGAGCCGTTTGCAACTCTTCAACATAATACTCAAAGGTTTTAAAGGGCAGAAGCTGTAACGAATAATTCAGATTAACCCATTTCAAGGTCACCGAATAAGGGGGAAGATCCTCCAAGAAAGTATTAACGACGATATTCATAGCCATGTTAATGGCTGTTTTGCTGTGGGTACTCTTGAACTCTTTGGCTCTAATAAGATGTAGGGATACGATATGGAGTATTTCATGTTTGATGGTGCTCTCCATCTGTAGGAGAGTAAGATTTAAAAAAATGATGGGGTTAAAATAGATGACATATTTTGCCCCTTTGAAATTCACAGCTGTAGGACTGCTGATATCAAAGCGTATTTCTTTGGACATCTGCAGCAAAAAGTAGCCGAAAAAGTGATCCCCGTCCTCCATCAGACTTAAATTCACTTGATCCACAAGGCTGAAAAACTCAGCTTCAAACTTGGGGGGGATGCTTAGTTTGGCTTGATCACCATATTTGCGTTTAGCTTGGACAAAGTCGTTGATGATTAAATCGGCTTTTGCGTAAAGTTCTTGAACCTGATTAGTAAAGGATGTTTCCATAGAGCATCACCTAATTAAACGATAAGCTTCAAAATAAGAGTCGACAAACCCCTCATTCTCGATGGCATGTCTGTAGACTTCCGGATAACTGTTTTTAATATCCTTCATAATACCGATTTTCAAATCCACAGGATAGAGCTTCAGAAACTCGATCAGCCTGTCCATGGAATAGCTTAAATCATCACCCTCGTTGGTGATTGTGGATGCGAGGGTTTTGAGAATATTCTTAGCGGCAAGATAGAGCCGGGTGTGGCTTTCCATTTTTACAGTTTCTTTAAGAGATTCAGGAAGAGAAGGTCCTGAAAAAACATCGGTATAAGAGATGAGAGCCTGATGGTCGGCTTCGGCAAAGCTCATGAACTCTTCGGCAATCAAGCGTCCTACATTTCCCTTGAGGACATTGAGAAAGACCGAGCGAGGTATGGAAGCTTGGTTTTCCAAATATATCCGATAGCTGTTGGATATTCGTTCATAGCTTCTGGGGGTAGCCCTTAGATCATCATCATTGATTTTGTGCAGATATTCGGGGAAGGTGGAGATAAACTCGATAACCTTCTGTTCAATTCCGGCCTCCATGGCCCAATCGATCCATTGATTATAATCGGGCTCCATGGGTAACCACACAAAGCGATTTTCTTGAGCTGCATCCATGTCCACAACCTGGTAATCGAAATCAGCACCGTATTTGCTGGAAGGATTCATGGCAGCTAAGATTTTAACGTTTTTAGGCAACCTATAGCCGTTGATTTCTCGATTTAAGATTAAATTCATCAGTTCCTGCTGAACGGTATGTTCACAGCGATTGATCTCATCGATAAATAGGAGCACCGTTCTTCCTTTTCCTACTTCCTCATCGATTTCGCGAAGCTTATGATGGACGGCATAGATCGTGGTTTTCTTTTCAACCGGATCTCCTTGATTTTGGACAACATAAGCTTCTACTGTGGGTAAACCACCGATTTCTCCTTCTTTAAGAAGGTTCCCATTGATGACGACGAGACTCCATTGATTTTCCCTAGCAATTTCCTTAGCTAAGGCTGTTTTGCCGATGCCACTTTCGCCCACGATTAATGGGACCTCTTCGGTGGCTAGGACCAATTCAACACTTTTTAAGGTGTCGGTAAAATTCATGATAGCTCCATCTCCTATAACATCTTCAGCTTTTCATCGACAGTGATTTTTTTGGCTTTTTTACTTCCATATTGATCGATAAACATAATTTTGTCGATGGGCATATGGGTGCTGTTTTTATGGATATAATTGCAATTTACAAAATCCCGGATATATTTTTCTTCAACATCCTCACGGGCTAATGCTTCCCGCAAAACCAGTTCTAATTCGGCTTGAGATATTTCATTAATGACGTATTTTATGACCAGAATATTGACTTTTAAAAACTCTAAGATTTTATCCTTGGTTAAATCATGGACAAAGATAATCGCGCTTTCATGTTCCTTGATGGCCAGAAGCTCCGCTTGGTAAGTAGGTGACTTGATATATCTTAAGGCATCATAGCAGATTTTAACGGCTTCTTCTTGGACGCGAGGGTAAGGAGCCTGAATAAACTTAAGGGAATCGTAATTTTTGCGTATCGCTAATAATTGTAATTCTTCACTGGGATTTTTGACATATTTAATAGCCCAGCCAGCTTGGTCGAGGGCTAATTTGACCAACTGATCACTGGGATTCTTAATATACTCTAAGTTAAGCCATCCATCATGGATGGCTTTAACCATCATCTCATCCGTAGGGTTATCAATAAATTGAATAGCTTGACCGTTATTGGATATGGCTAACTCCTGCATCTCTTGAGTTGGCTGAACAATATATTTTAAGGTCAGGCCATTTTTTTGGACAGCTAATAGCTTTAACTCATCAGTGGGATTGGTTAGGTAGGCGATAGCATTGGGATTCGTCTTGATCATTTCGATAAGCTTGGAATGTTCCATTAACCCTTCACCCACTTAGCCACCACAAACCCAGGATTACCTTGTCTTTTCTCCTCAATGGCTAGGGCCTCGGCTGACTGGACGTTTGGCGGAAAGAAAAGACATTCGCCAATCTCGGCGGGTACACCGATTTGCCAGGAGGCTATCTCATCCTTAGTATAAAGAGCGGCACGGGCGAAGACCGAAGTGGGTTTGTTGCGCACGACCTCGGCATAGTATTCGCTCCAGGAACTCTCACCGGCGATGAGCCCAATCATCAGACAGCCCCCAGGCTTTAGATGTTTGAAAAGCTCTTGCAAAACCTTTTCTGGTTCTGGTACGAATTCAAAAGCAGTCATTGAAAAAATCCCATCATAGGTTGCAAGCTGATCCAGAATTTCAGTAATATCCCCATGCCACCAGCGAACAGGTTTAGTGTTCATAACGTTACTTGTCAGTGCTGCAATTTTTTGTTGTGCCCGAGCCATCATTTCGCCGGAAATATCCACTGCAGTAACTTCATATCCCTCTTGCACAAGCCAGCTTGTATAGTGGCCGGTACCACATCCGATTTCCAGGACTTGCGGACCAGGTGACTTAAACATAGATTGTGCCAAGTGACGTTCCACTTGATCAGATACTGAGCCAAGCTCAGTAGAATACCAGGAATCATAGTGTGCGGCAATGGGGTCAAAAAGTGCTTCGTTCATTAGCAATCACCCTCATGTCATTTTTTTGAGTATTTCAAGCATGGTGTTAGAATTTCTACTTTTGCTTGACAATTCCTGCTTGATAACAACTTCTTGTTCTTCCCTCTTCTGCAGACGATTTCCTCCCGAGGATTTCCTCTTTAGTAGACAACTTCCCCCTGTAGGTCGCATCAACTATATTTTACAAATGCTTAAGTCAAAGGCAGTTCTTGTCGATATAGATAACATAGAGATCAGTTATTGTACGGTATGTTTAATTGTATGACATGAAAGGGAGGATATCAAATGGATATGTCTAAAATTACACCGGTAAACCCTCACCCAAATACCGACAATCGCCTGAAGTCCGAAAAGACAACCAACAAAGGTTCGGAAGCTAATAGGCCTCCTGTCGATGATGTGGCAGCGACCTACGAACCGAGTCGTTCCAAAGCTGACGATTCATTAGGGAAGATGTATTCTCCGGATACCGAGACTATTTCTAGATTAAAAGCCGATGTGGAGATGCGCACTGAACAACTAAGAAGTCTGGTGGAGAGACTGTTATTACAGCAAGGACATAAGCTGAATGATGCAACGAATATCTACGCACTCCTCAGGGAAGGGAAAGTGCAGGTAGATCCGGAGACGGTAGCCAAAGCCCAGGCGGAAATTTCAGAAGAGGGATATTGGGGAGTTAAACAAACTTCTCAGAGAATATTTGATTTTGCAATTGCTTTAACTGGAGGAGACCCCAGTAAAGCGCAAGCCATGAAGGAAGCGGTGAAGAAAGGCTTCGCCCAAGCACAGGAGATGTGGGGCGGGGAGCTTCCCGAGATTAGCCAAAAAACCTATGAAGAAACCCTCAAAAAATTTGATGAGTGGATCGGTAGTAACGAGAAAGAATAATAGTGAATTATTGTGGTTAAGGCAAAGCAAAGTG from Desulfitobacterium dichloroeliminans LMG P-21439 encodes the following:
- a CDS encoding vWA domain-containing protein, whose amino-acid sequence is METSFTNQVQELYAKADLIINDFVQAKRKYGDQAKLSIPPKFEAEFFSLVDQVNLSLMEDGDHFFGYFLLQMSKEIRFDISSPTAVNFKGAKYVIYFNPIIFLNLTLLQMESTIKHEILHIVSLHLIRAKEFKSTHSKTAINMAMNIVVNTFLEDLPPYSVTLKWVNLNYSLQLLPFKTFEYYVEELQTALDLWEADEEASDESDRDEDDDRHNPEASDPQQDGTLATVYDPAKAHDLWEDSNELDPKTLQEFTEHYIAQAQKGSVPHYLESLISSFQSNKGELPWNLYLKRLMGSVESNNKKTVTRRNRRQPHRLDLRGQLRSHKANIIVALDISGSISDQEFNQAVQEVLAIVKNYNHEITIVECDSEIRRVYTIKSTKDIRERINTRGGTRFTPVFEYANEHKVNLLIYFTDGRGEEKLQTLPKGFRTLWVITGRGDALSLEEPYGVVKRLKKVEAKDDSVSMSDVKRDGYSMQDQER
- a CDS encoding ATP-binding protein — encoded protein: MNFTDTLKSVELVLATEEVPLIVGESGIGKTALAKEIARENQWSLVVINGNLLKEGEIGGLPTVEAYVVQNQGDPVEKKTTIYAVHHKLREIDEEVGKGRTVLLFIDEINRCEHTVQQELMNLILNREINGYRLPKNVKILAAMNPSSKYGADFDYQVVDMDAAQENRFVWLPMEPDYNQWIDWAMEAGIEQKVIEFISTFPEYLHKINDDDLRATPRSYERISNSYRIYLENQASIPRSVFLNVLKGNVGRLIAEEFMSFAEADHQALISYTDVFSGPSLPESLKETVKMESHTRLYLAAKNILKTLASTITNEGDDLSYSMDRLIEFLKLYPVDLKIGIMKDIKNSYPEVYRHAIENEGFVDSYFEAYRLIR
- a CDS encoding class I SAM-dependent methyltransferase — translated: MNEALFDPIAAHYDSWYSTELGSVSDQVERHLAQSMFKSPGPQVLEIGCGTGHYTSWLVQEGYEVTAVDISGEMMARAQQKIAALTSNVMNTKPVRWWHGDITEILDQLATYDGIFSMTAFEFVPEPEKVLQELFKHLKPGGCLMIGLIAGESSWSEYYAEVVRNKPTSVFARAALYTKDEIASWQIGVPAEIGECLFFPPNVQSAEALAIEEKRQGNPGFVVAKWVKG